TATGACCCTCAGTAGTAGGTTCATCATAACGTCAGGGGGTGGGAAGATGCAATGGAGAAATAAGACCTGGGTTGTATCTTTTAAACTGTagcaaaaggggatccctgggtggctcagcgggtttagcgcctgccttcggcgcagggcgtgatcctggagacccgggatggagtctcacgtcaggctcccttcatggggcctgcttctccctctgcctgtctctgcctctgtgtgtgtgtgtctctcacgaataaataaataaaatctttttaaaaaataaatagggatccctgggtggcacagcggtttggcgcctgcctttggcccagggtgtgatcctggagacccgggatcgaatcccatgtcgggctcccggtgcatggagcctgcttctccctctacctatgtctctgcctctctctctctctctctctctctctctctctcactgtgtgcctatcataaataaataaaataaaattaaataaataaataaataaataaataaataaactgtagcaAAAGAGAGGCAGCAAATGGGACATTTCAAATCTGattcttgatatattttagaATGATTTAGAATGACGCTGATTTGTTCTTTCTTATGCTTTCAGGTGTTTCCAATGTGGACATTGAAGAGACAGTTCTTTGTCCTTTTGAACATAATCCTAATTTCCAAACTCCTTGGAGCCAGATGGTTTCCTAAAACTCTGCCCTGTGATGTCAGCCTGGATGCTCCGAAGGCCCATGTGATTGTGGACTGCACGGACAAGCACCTGACGGAAATCCCGGGAGGCATTCCCTCCAACGCCACCAACCTCACCCTCACCATTAACCACATACCCGGCATCTCTCCAGCCTCCTTCCACCAGCTGGACTATCTGGTAGAGATCGATTTCCGATGCAACTGTGTACCTGTTCGACTGGGGCCGAAAGACCATCTGTGCACCAGGAGGCCACAGATTAAACCCAGAAGCTTTAGCAGCCTCACTTATTTGAAATCCCTTTATCTGGATGGAAACCAGCTTCTAGAAATACCCGAGGGTCTTCCTCCCAGCTTGGAGCTGCTGAGCCTCGAAGCCAACAGTATCTTCTCTGTCATGAAAAATAACCTAACAGAACTGACCAACATAGAAAGGCTCTACTTGGGCCAAAACTGTTATTTTCGCAATCCTtgtaatgtttcatttttcatcGAAAAAGATGCTTTCCTAAGtctgaaaaatctaaaattgcTCTCCCTCAAAGATAACAACATCACGTATGTCCCTACTACTTTGCCGTCTACTTTAACAGAACTCTACCTTTATAACAACGCCATTGCAAAAATCCAAGAAGATGATTTTAATAACCTCAATCAACTGCGCATCCTCGACCTAAGTGGAAATTGCCCTCGTTGTTACAATGTCCCATTTCCTTGCACACCCTGTGAAAATAATTCGCCCCTACAGATCCATGAGTCAGCTTTCGATGCATTGACAGAATTACAGGTGTTACGTCTACACAGTAACTCTCTTCAGCGTGTGCCCCAGCGAtggtttaaaaacattaaaaagctcAAGGAGCTCGATCTGTCCCAAAACTTCTTGGCCAAAGAAATTGGGGATGCCaaatttttgtatcttcttcacGACCTTGTCCAACTGGATCTATCTTTCAATTATGAACTTCAGGTCTATCGTGCAGCTCTGAATCTGTCCGACGCGTTTTCTTCACTGAAAAACCTGAAAGTGTTGCGCATCAAAGGATACGTCTTTAAGGAGCTGAGCAGCCATCATCTCTCTCCGTTACAGAGCCTTACCAATCTCGAAGTTCTTGATCTCGGCACTAACTTCATAAAAATTGCGGACCTCAGCATATTTGAAcaatttaaaacactgaaagtCATAGACCTTTCAATGAATAAGATATCCCCTTCAGGAGATTCAGGTGGAGTTGGCTTCTGCTCTAGCACCAGAACCTCTGTCGAAGGGCATGCGCCTCAGGTCCTTGAGACATTACATTATTTCAGATATGACGAGTATGCAAGGAGTTGCAGGTTCAAAAACAAAGAGACtccttctttcttgccttttaacAAAGATTGTTACATGTATGGGCAGACCCTGGACCTAAGTAGAAACAACATCTTTTTTATCAAGTCCTCTGATTTTCAGCATCTTTCTTTCCTCAAATGCCTAAATTTGTCAGGAAATACCATTGGCCAAACTCTCAATGGCAGTGAATTTCAGCCACTAGTGGAGCTGAAATACTTGGACTTCTCTAACAACCGGCTTGATTTACTCTACTCGACGGCATTTGAGGAGCTACGCAAACTGGAAGTTCTAGATATTAGCAGTAACAGCCATTACTTTCAATCAGAAGGAATCACTCACATGCTAAACTTCACCAAGAACCTAAAAGTTCTGAAGAAACTGATGATGAACAACAATGACATCGCTACGTCCACCAGCAGGACCATGGAGAGCGAGTCTCTTAAAATTCTGGAATTCAGAGGAAATCACTTGGATGTTTTATGGAGAGATGGTGATAACAGATACTTAAAATTCTTCAAGAATCTGCTGAACTTAGAGGAATTAGACATCTCTGAAAATTCCCTGAGTTTCTTGCCTTCTGGAGTGTTTGATGGCATGCCTCCGAATCTAAAGACTCTCTCCTTGGTCAAAAATGGGCTCAAGTCCTTTCACTGGGAAAGACTCCAGTATCTGAAGCATCTAGAGACCTTGGACCTCAGCTACAACGAGCTGAAGATTGTCCCTGAGAGATTATACAACTGTTCCAGAAGCCTCAAGAAGCTGATTCTTAAGTATAATCAAATCAGGCAGCTGACAAAGCATTTTCTACAAGATGCTTTCCAGTTGCGATATCTGGACCTCAGCTCAAATAAAATCCAGATTATCCAGAAGACTAGCTTTCCAGAAAATGTCCTCAACAACCTGGAGATGTTGCTTTTGCATCATAACCGGTTTCTGTGCACCTGTGATGCTGTGTGGTTTGTCTGGTGGGTCAACCACACAGAGGTGACTATTCCTTACTTGGCCACAGATGTGACTTGTGTGGGGCCAGGAGCACACAAGGGCCAGAGTGTGGTCTCCCTGGATCTGTATACCTGTGAGTTAGATCTGACTAACCTTGTTCTGTTCTCATTTTCCCTATCGCTGGCCCTTTTTCTGATGGTGATTACAACAGCAAACCACCTCTACTTCTGGGACGTGTGGTACAGTTACCATTACTGTAAGGCCAAAATAAAGGGGTATCGGCGTCTGAAATCACTGGACTCTTGCTATGATGCTTTCGTTGTGTATGACACTAAAGACCCAGCAGTGACCGAATGGGTTTTGGATGAGCTGGTGGCCAAGCTGGAAGACCCAAGGGAGAAACATTTCAACTTATGTCTTGAAGAAAGGGATTGGTTACCAGGGCAGCCAGTTCTGGAAAACCTTTCCCAGAGCATACAGCTTAGCAAAAAGACGGTGTTTGTGATGACGAACAAGTATGCAAAGACCGAGAACTTTAAGATAGCATTTTACTTGTCCCATCAGAGGCTCATGGATGAAAAAGTGGACGTCATTATCTTGATATTCCTTGAGAAGCCCCTTCAGAAATCCAAGTTCCTCCAGCTCCGCAAGAGGCTCTGTAAGAGTTCTGTCCTGGAGTGGCCAAGAAACCCACAGGCTCACCCATACTTCTGGCAGTGTCTGAAAAATGCCCTGGCCACAGACAATCATGTGACCTACAGCCAGGTGTTCAAAGAGACGGTCTAGGCCTTCTTTGCAAAATGGGGCTGCCTGACTCACCGAGGAGAAGCTTGGCTGCCTAGATTTTCTCTTCGATGTCTCACTAGAAGGGTGTTCGTAAATTCTCTAAGACCCAGGATGGCCCATAGCAGAGAGGCTAGTGGAAGTTGGAAAATGGAATTTATATGATGCGTCGAGTCATCTTACTTATCTCTCTGTGACTCCATTTGCACTGGAGCCTCTCCTTTCTGTTCCTGGATAGATGCTATTGGGAGGACGGCGGCAAGGAGAGGACACGAGGCTCTGACTCTCCTGTAATTCTCTAGTGATTATTAAATAGACGTGCAATCACAGACTACTGAGAAGAATTGCACTTCCTCCCGAAGAAGAACTACTGGTATGTGTAGAAATCGGGTCAAAAACGCTCGGGGCCTGCGTACAGGACATTAAAATGTAGCAGAGTTTGTGAAATGAAAACCCAGTCAACTCGTCGCCTGATGGTTTCTGTATCATCCAGCGCCCCTTTCTGTGCAGACCCAGAGCTGGGTCCCCACGGAGGATTGCCTACGTGCCACTGTCTCTTCGCCCTTGGGCCTGTTGCTGGGTCCCGGGTGGAAATAGTGAGAAACACCCTTACCACTGGTGGGCTTGGCCTacttacaaatggaaaaaaattggagTTGATCTGCCTTTATACAAATGAGGCTTTTTACCTTTGATGATAATTCACCTGCTCAAGTATTGTTACGGACTGAACGTCTGTTCCCTCCCAAATTCAGATGTTGAAGTGCCAACTCCCAGTGGGATGGTGTCAGGAGGTGGCCTTTGGGGGGTGATCAGGCCACAAGGGTGGAGCCCGCAGGAATGGGATCAGTGCCTTATCAGAAGATAGCagagggacgccagggtggctcaggggttgagcatctgcctttggcccagggcatgatcccggggtcccgggatcgagtcccacatcgggctcctcgcagggagcctgcctctccctctgcctgtgtctctgcctctctctctgtgtctctcatgaataaataaataaaatctttaaaaaaaaaaaaaagacagcgaGACCTAGCTTGCTGTGTTCCCACCACGTCCCTGTGAGGATACAGAGGGAGGTCAACAGCCTGCAGCTCGGACGAGGGCCCTCACCAGATGGATGATGCTGGCGCTCTGACCCGGGACTTCCATCCTTCAGAACTGGGCGAAATAAGTGTTTGTTGTGGAAGTCACCCGGTTTGTGAGATTTTGTTACGTAGCAGCCTGAGCGACTCTAACACCTATTTTTATCTGCTTTGCAATGTGCTGTGTCCAAAGTAAAACGGCCTCATGCGATGGTCTCTCAGACCGCTTTGCCAACTAATATCGTGTATCTGTAATTATCTGCCAACTTGGTCCGTCCACATTAGACGGCTTCGGAGGACCCCAAGACCACTGATTTATTTACGGTTATCAGGCAGGGGTGCCCATTCCATGGATTCCTTTAAATtgcggggaggaggcagggagaggacaaACCAAGGTGGACGGACCTCAACACTCAGAAGGCTTCAGTTTTGAGCACCTACTTGCGTTCTCCaaggcagcaagagaaaggaCCAAGACGCGCTGAAGACGTGCACGCATTCAACTGGGTACAAAGTCACACGAGTTCAACGTTTGAGACCTGATCACTTGGCTTCCGTTTCCTGAGAGCGATTATCGACAGAGGTGTCGGGGTCCTTTGGAAAATAAGCGTGCATGGGCCCAAATCTCGGAGCGTGATTTGGGAGATGCTACGTACGCACGACACGCCAAGGGTTTTGCTTTAAGTCTAGTTGGAGATACACAGTAGATGAACTCTTTCCAAAGGACGTGTAATCCATAAGGGTCACAAATAAAGACGTAAGCTGCTAGAGCCAACTATTTGACAACGTCTTTAAGCTTTACTGTACTTAATAgatgccttcctcctcctcctcctcctcctcctcctcctcctcctcctccttcttcttcttcttcttcttcttcttcttcttcttcttcttccagtgTGAAGAACAAAGACAATGTCATAAAAATTGGCTCTTGGCCATCCTAAAGCTTCTTCGATTAAAACACATCAACACATAAGGTTGAAGCTATTTTGGTGATTTATAAACCATAAAGCCCTTGAAGACAGCTTAAACATCTTCTGAAATGGATTAAGGGGAAGGGAAAGTGAAAACAATGCATCTCAGAAACCACAGCGTATTTTGACAGGAGGTTATGTACACGCTTTGTTGTAGGCAACAACCAAGAGCACATCGacaaatggttttcattttaaattctttgtacTCTTGGGTACTCACTCTTTCACCTTGAGAGGGCCCTCCGCGGAGTTCCGTGCACCTGGAGCCAGAACTCAGGCTGCTAGGAGCGTCTGGATGCCGGGTCCCCTCCAAAGCTCTGAATGTCCTGCTGCTCGGTTGACTCACCTCTGGTTGGCTCAACTCCAGAAGGGCCTCCCCGACTGTCCACGAATCCCACTCCGCTGTCTAGGCTTGGCCCCCAGCTCCTTTCACCCCTGCACTTGCGGGGTTGTGTCCTTCCTCCTCACACACATCCTATGCCTCAGCAAGACTCAGGACCCAAGTGTTTGAGGGATCCAAGccgggggtaggggtgggggaccCAAGCATTAGGAAGGGcaaatgtcgggatccctgggtggcgcagcggtttggcgcctgcctttggcccagggcgcgatcctggagacccgggatcgaatcccacatcaggctcccggggcatggagcctgcttctccctctgcctgtgtctctgcctctctctctctctctctctgtatgactatcataaataaataaaaattaaaaaaaaaaaggaagggcaaaTATCATGGCTGGGAAAAGGCAAAGCAAGCGTCTGGCGTCTCTCGAGAGAGAGGACGAGTGTGATCATGGCCCCGTTCCCAAGCCAGGGGCTCTGGGCCCCATCCTCACATCTGTTCCCAGCCCTGATTGGACACTGCAAGGTCTAGATGGTCTCTCAAACATAATCGGAAAGTACGGAGTACGTGAGGGGGACGGTGACCTGAGAGCCTGGGCGCCTCGGTCCTGAGGCCACCAGGGAACTGAAGGCCAGGCAAGGACGCACACTCTTTCCTCTggtgaggctgcctctgcccCCGAACCAGCTTTTTAGGTTCTGTCACCTTCTCATCCTAACCAGGACGGATGGGAGACATGGGTGGCACATCTGGGTGAAGTGGGaaatggggatggggagaaggtTCCATCAGTCCTCTGCGTCTTCCACTTGCGCCCaagtgagcagagagccctggCTAGGGGGCGGGCGCATCCCTCTTGGGACTCCAGGTGCCAGGGCTCAGGGGCAGCCGGTGACCCAAAGGAACACTGGAGGCCCCTCGGATCCTCTGAAGGCAAACAAAATCAGCCCATTTCACTGACTTGGTGGGAAGAAGGAGGACAGGAGCCCAAGCGACCCACCCCCCACTGGCAGGGTGGTAGGGAAGGGTGGAAGGGGACACGGGGTCCCCGAGTCCTGGCACGGGGTCCCAGGCCGGCTGGTGGCAGTGCCCTGGGAGCCGGGCGGGCTCCCCCCGCTTCGGGCGcaccctcctgcctccacctccctctcGGTTTCCTCTTTGGTTGTGGCCGCCACCGCGAGCCTCCTCGGGCCATGCCCCCCACTGAAGAGAAAGAGCAGCGGCTGCAGGTGGGAGTCTTGTGTCTGGAAGCGGTGGTTTTGTGTGTCGTGTTGGTTGATAACTGATCTCTTTGGCACACACCTGCAGTGAGTCCCCCCTGCCTCGGGGAGGGCGACCTTCCAGGCTCGTGAGAcctccccggggccccggccAGACCCCTCTGCCACCTTGGAATTCACATTcccggggcagcccaggggggggggggctcagcggttcagcgccccctttagcccagggtgtgatcctggagacccagggtcgactcccgcatcaggctccctgcatggagcctgcttctccctctgcctgggtctctgcctctctctctctctctctatgtctatcatgaataaataaataaaaatattttttaaaaaaggaattcacaTTCCTTCTACTTAGCTCAGATTTTAACCATGTCAATTAAGAAACTGGTTAAGATCTGGTCCTCTGCCTTTAAGATTACCTTAATCTTGGATTGTAACCCATTTCTACCATGTTCACCATTTGGCTCAGTggctatatttctttttcttttttttattttttaaaaatattttgttttttttatttattcatgagagacacacacagagagaagcagagagacagagggagaagcaggctccatgtagggagcctgatgtgggactcaatcctgggactccaggatcacaccctgggctgaaggtggcactaaaccgctgagccacctgggatcctccttctttctttttttttttttttttaagattttacttatttatttatgagagacacagagagagaggcagagacacaggcagagggagaagcaggccccatgcagggagccccatgtgggactcgatcctgggtcctcaggatcacatcctgggccaaaggcagacgctcaatcgctgggccccccaggcacTCCCAGTGGCTGTATGTCTCTACATGTACAAATATCCCTTCTCCCTCTTGGagatttatattaattaaatgttttggaAGAGCCCAGACTTAACCTGACCGAGGAGCTTTGAGTTCCAGTCTCACAAGCAGCATCGTCCGGCAGCAGTGTGGTAGGatctggaaggagagaggaagtcCTGGTGGCCTCGTGGCGGTCCCCTGACATCCCTAGGGGCCACCGGTGTGCAGGGGGAGGCGGGCAGTTgcttccacacacacaaaacggCTCTGAGCGCGGCGAGCCCCCCGAGGGCCAAGGCCAGGCACGGCCGCCCAGGAAGCCACATCTGTCTCGTGTCACACACGACTGCTTCACCCCTCAGTGGCCAAGGCGGTGCAGTGGATCGTAGATTCCAGGCGCTTTCATAAGGGCGAGGTGCACGAGGTGACACCTTGAGCCAAAGCCTAGTAGCACCACCACGAGCCCATAACCGCGGCTCACTGTCCAGGGGGCCCGCACGGCCCAGGAGAGTCCCCGGGGCTGCTGTGGAAATGACAAGCAGTCTGCCGTCCGGTGGTCACCCTGGGACAGGGGGCGACACCCCGGGCCAGGCCCCCATGGAAGCCCACCAAGCAGGACGCCGTCACCAGTGGTATGCACGGAGTCCGAGTTCCAGCAGCGACAGAGCGACCTGTCTGTCGTAGGCCCGCATTTCCCACGACTTAGTGACCTCTGCCTAGAACCCCGGCAACTGAAATACCCGGTTCATGTATACCAGCGCGCTATGGCCTTAACACGGACTCCTCCCCACCGACACATCCTGATGCCTCCATTCGCGAGATGGTCGCCTCTCCAGAGCAGGCTGCCTAAGGAAACAGGACGCTCAACGTGAATCTGAAGCTCTCGAAAGTTCGGCTCGAATTCCCAAGGGCAGGTCCCCAAAGGGAGAGGCGGTGGGAAGAGAGTGAGGAGGATCTTAGGAAGAATAGTGTAGGAGGCGGACCCTGCTATGGAATGGGGTGTGGAggaggggggggcaggagggggagcaggagggggaggaggaggaaggggagggggagggaaggaagtcacacttctttttattttaaagattttatttattcattcatgagagacacagagagaggcagagacacaggcagagggagaagcaggccccatgcagggagctccatacgggactcgatctcaggaccccgggatcacgccctgggccgaaggcagaggctcaacccctgagccacccgggcgccccggAAGTCACATTTCTTAAGCAGCCAATGCAAATTAATGCTTCCCTTATTCCATTGGACCCTGCGTGGCCTCCGAGGCTGTTGCGAGCTCCATCTCCCCGAGGACGAGGACGGGTAACTCAGAGAGATGGGGGAGCGCACAGGGTTAAGTCCGCTGCTTCTTCCCCAAACTGACCGGCTCCGTGCAACCAGCGCCGTGGGTTCTCCAGTTTTCCCGGGGACAAGAATCACCTAAGGGGCTCGGGGCCCAGGCGGGTCGCAGGCCTCCGAGCCACAGAGCCTGATCTCTGGGACCAGGGATCTGCATTTCCCCAACTGGCCCAGGCGCCTCTGTCGCAGCTGGTCTGGGAAGTGCTGCGCCTTCTTTGGGGACACCTGGCACTGTTAAGGGGGGGGTCACTTCAGCAAGCAAAGCCTGAGTTCCCCCAGCTATGCTCAcgttctctttccccttctgtgCATAACCGGGGCGCTCTTAGCCCACCGCTAGGGAGCGGAGCTGCACCCGAGTGGCTCCCGCCCCTAATCCCCTCCTCCGCCCCACACCTGTTCGGGAGGGCGAGCCTTTGCATAGCATTGGCAGTTCTGCACGAGAACACCGGGCAGATTTAGGTCTGGATTCGAGGTCCTTCCAGGCCTGACGAGGAGAGGACACGTCGCAGAGCGCCACCTAGTGGAACCTCGCGGCTGCTGATGGTCCTCTCCTGAGCCCCTTGGCGGAGTCCCCAAAGCCAGGTGTGGGGCGAAAATCTAATAGGTACCATCTTTTCGAAAGTGTGTTTGTGGCTATTTTATCGCATCCCCATTGTGTTAACACAGAAATCTGTAGGGATGTGTGTTCATTGTTGTTTCCTGATGAGAGGACAAGGTCAAAAAGTGTTGAAGACCATAGATGATCAAGTCTTTCTG
The Vulpes vulpes isolate BD-2025 chromosome X, VulVul3, whole genome shotgun sequence genome window above contains:
- the TLR7 gene encoding toll-like receptor 7 isoform X2, with the protein product MPPKKVFPMWTLKRQFFVLLNIILISKLLGARWFPKTLPCDVSLDAPKAHVIVDCTDKHLTEIPGGIPSNATNLTLTINHIPGISPASFHQLDYLVEIDFRCNCVPVRLGPKDHLCTRRPQIKPRSFSSLTYLKSLYLDGNQLLEIPEGLPPSLELLSLEANSIFSVMKNNLTELTNIERLYLGQNCYFRNPCNVSFFIEKDAFLSLKNLKLLSLKDNNITYVPTTLPSTLTELYLYNNAIAKIQEDDFNNLNQLRILDLSGNCPRCYNVPFPCTPCENNSPLQIHESAFDALTELQVLRLHSNSLQRVPQRWFKNIKKLKELDLSQNFLAKEIGDAKFLYLLHDLVQLDLSFNYELQVYRAALNLSDAFSSLKNLKVLRIKGYVFKELSSHHLSPLQSLTNLEVLDLGTNFIKIADLSIFEQFKTLKVIDLSMNKISPSGDSGGVGFCSSTRTSVEGHAPQVLETLHYFRYDEYARSCRFKNKETPSFLPFNKDCYMYGQTLDLSRNNIFFIKSSDFQHLSFLKCLNLSGNTIGQTLNGSEFQPLVELKYLDFSNNRLDLLYSTAFEELRKLEVLDISSNSHYFQSEGITHMLNFTKNLKVLKKLMMNNNDIATSTSRTMESESLKILEFRGNHLDVLWRDGDNRYLKFFKNLLNLEELDISENSLSFLPSGVFDGMPPNLKTLSLVKNGLKSFHWERLQYLKHLETLDLSYNELKIVPERLYNCSRSLKKLILKYNQIRQLTKHFLQDAFQLRYLDLSSNKIQIIQKTSFPENVLNNLEMLLLHHNRFLCTCDAVWFVWWVNHTEVTIPYLATDVTCVGPGAHKGQSVVSLDLYTCELDLTNLVLFSFSLSLALFLMVITTANHLYFWDVWYSYHYCKAKIKGYRRLKSLDSCYDAFVVYDTKDPAVTEWVLDELVAKLEDPREKHFNLCLEERDWLPGQPVLENLSQSIQLSKKTVFVMTNKYAKTENFKIAFYLSHQRLMDEKVDVIILIFLEKPLQKSKFLQLRKRLCKSSVLEWPRNPQAHPYFWQCLKNALATDNHVTYSQVFKETV
- the TLR7 gene encoding toll-like receptor 7 isoform X3, with amino-acid sequence MWTLKRQFFVLLNIILISKLLGARWFPKTLPCDVSLDAPKAHVIVDCTDKHLTEIPGGIPSNATNLTLTINHIPGISPASFHQLDYLVEIDFRCNCVPVRLGPKDHLCTRRPQIKPRSFSSLTYLKSLYLDGNQLLEIPEGLPPSLELLSLEANSIFSVMKNNLTELTNIERLYLGQNCYFRNPCNVSFFIEKDAFLSLKNLKLLSLKDNNITYVPTTLPSTLTELYLYNNAIAKIQEDDFNNLNQLRILDLSGNCPRCYNVPFPCTPCENNSPLQIHESAFDALTELQVLRLHSNSLQRVPQRWFKNIKKLKELDLSQNFLAKEIGDAKFLYLLHDLVQLDLSFNYELQVYRAALNLSDAFSSLKNLKVLRIKGYVFKELSSHHLSPLQSLTNLEVLDLGTNFIKIADLSIFEQFKTLKVIDLSMNKISPSGDSGGVGFCSSTRTSVEGHAPQVLETLHYFRYDEYARSCRFKNKETPSFLPFNKDCYMYGQTLDLSRNNIFFIKSSDFQHLSFLKCLNLSGNTIGQTLNGSEFQPLVELKYLDFSNNRLDLLYSTAFEELRKLEVLDISSNSHYFQSEGITHMLNFTKNLKVLKKLMMNNNDIATSTSRTMESESLKILEFRGNHLDVLWRDGDNRYLKFFKNLLNLEELDISENSLSFLPSGVFDGMPPNLKTLSLVKNGLKSFHWERLQYLKHLETLDLSYNELKIVPERLYNCSRSLKKLILKYNQIRQLTKHFLQDAFQLRYLDLSSNKIQIIQKTSFPENVLNNLEMLLLHHNRFLCTCDAVWFVWWVNHTEVTIPYLATDVTCVGPGAHKGQSVVSLDLYTCELDLTNLVLFSFSLSLALFLMVITTANHLYFWDVWYSYHYCKAKIKGYRRLKSLDSCYDAFVVYDTKDPAVTEWVLDELVAKLEDPREKHFNLCLEERDWLPGQPVLENLSQSIQLSKKTVFVMTNKYAKTENFKIAFYLSHQRLMDEKVDVIILIFLEKPLQKSKFLQLRKRLCKSSVLEWPRNPQAHPYFWQCLKNALATDNHVTYSQVFKETV
- the TLR7 gene encoding toll-like receptor 7 isoform X1, coding for MRDTQREAGTQAEGEAGSLRGVRCGTRSQDPGITPWAEGRRSTPEPPRSPPPLRSALFNQTSVFHGGRRLKMVFPMWTLKRQFFVLLNIILISKLLGARWFPKTLPCDVSLDAPKAHVIVDCTDKHLTEIPGGIPSNATNLTLTINHIPGISPASFHQLDYLVEIDFRCNCVPVRLGPKDHLCTRRPQIKPRSFSSLTYLKSLYLDGNQLLEIPEGLPPSLELLSLEANSIFSVMKNNLTELTNIERLYLGQNCYFRNPCNVSFFIEKDAFLSLKNLKLLSLKDNNITYVPTTLPSTLTELYLYNNAIAKIQEDDFNNLNQLRILDLSGNCPRCYNVPFPCTPCENNSPLQIHESAFDALTELQVLRLHSNSLQRVPQRWFKNIKKLKELDLSQNFLAKEIGDAKFLYLLHDLVQLDLSFNYELQVYRAALNLSDAFSSLKNLKVLRIKGYVFKELSSHHLSPLQSLTNLEVLDLGTNFIKIADLSIFEQFKTLKVIDLSMNKISPSGDSGGVGFCSSTRTSVEGHAPQVLETLHYFRYDEYARSCRFKNKETPSFLPFNKDCYMYGQTLDLSRNNIFFIKSSDFQHLSFLKCLNLSGNTIGQTLNGSEFQPLVELKYLDFSNNRLDLLYSTAFEELRKLEVLDISSNSHYFQSEGITHMLNFTKNLKVLKKLMMNNNDIATSTSRTMESESLKILEFRGNHLDVLWRDGDNRYLKFFKNLLNLEELDISENSLSFLPSGVFDGMPPNLKTLSLVKNGLKSFHWERLQYLKHLETLDLSYNELKIVPERLYNCSRSLKKLILKYNQIRQLTKHFLQDAFQLRYLDLSSNKIQIIQKTSFPENVLNNLEMLLLHHNRFLCTCDAVWFVWWVNHTEVTIPYLATDVTCVGPGAHKGQSVVSLDLYTCELDLTNLVLFSFSLSLALFLMVITTANHLYFWDVWYSYHYCKAKIKGYRRLKSLDSCYDAFVVYDTKDPAVTEWVLDELVAKLEDPREKHFNLCLEERDWLPGQPVLENLSQSIQLSKKTVFVMTNKYAKTENFKIAFYLSHQRLMDEKVDVIILIFLEKPLQKSKFLQLRKRLCKSSVLEWPRNPQAHPYFWQCLKNALATDNHVTYSQVFKETV